The Legionella sp. PATHC032 genome has a window encoding:
- the cmk gene encoding (d)CMP kinase, with product MVFNNEVPVITLDGPSGTGKGTICHLLAKRLHWNMLDSGAIYRVLAYAARKNSIETNEIKKLTDLARSLNLRFESSADNETKVILDDENVSQQIRSEQCGQDASQIAVIPEVRAALLERQRNFAQFPGLVTDGRDMGTVVFPNAVLKVYLYASAEERANRRYLQLQDNGINVSLAQVVEELAKRDARDTARTHAPLKPAEDAVLIDTTGLTIVQVFNIVLKLIDERLNNLYF from the coding sequence ATGGTTTTTAATAATGAGGTTCCTGTTATTACGTTGGATGGTCCAAGTGGAACAGGAAAAGGGACAATTTGTCATTTGCTAGCAAAGAGGCTGCATTGGAATATGCTTGATAGTGGTGCTATTTATCGTGTTCTAGCTTATGCTGCTCGGAAAAATAGTATCGAAACGAATGAAATCAAAAAATTGACTGATTTGGCCCGTTCCTTGAATTTACGTTTTGAGTCGTCTGCAGATAATGAAACAAAAGTAATACTTGATGATGAAAATGTCAGTCAGCAAATCCGTAGTGAACAATGTGGTCAGGATGCCTCACAAATTGCCGTGATTCCTGAAGTAAGAGCAGCACTGCTTGAACGCCAGAGAAACTTTGCTCAATTTCCTGGATTAGTGACTGATGGGCGAGATATGGGTACGGTGGTCTTCCCAAATGCTGTTTTGAAAGTTTATTTATATGCAAGTGCAGAAGAAAGAGCAAATAGACGATATTTACAGTTGCAAGATAATGGAATTAATGTTAGCCTCGCCCAGGTTGTTGAAGAACTGGCTAAACGGGATGCAAGGGATACAGCTCGTACACATGCGCCATTGAAACCAGCTGAAGATGCTGTCTTGATCGATACAACCGGACTAACAATTGTACAAGTGTTCAATATTGTATTAAAATTAATTGATGAACGTTTGAATAATTTGTATTTTTGA
- the aroA gene encoding 3-phosphoshikimate 1-carboxyvinyltransferase, translating to MLNFISKPVDYLKGEITVPGDKSISHRSIIFGAIAIGTSVIDGFLDGEDCIATLKAFQAMGVKIEGPEKQRVIIHGVGKYGLKQPKNIIDCGNSGTSMRLLAGLLAAQQFDSQLTGDESLLKRPMLRISRPLSQMGADVTTQDGKPPIVIKGGKKLNGIHYVMPEASAQVKSCLLLAGMYAEGQTKITENAVSRDHTERMLKTFSYPVQIQDGSIVIDSYGECHGTRLNIPGDISSAAFFIVAASITPGSDVLIRNVGINPTRTGIIHILTEMGADITVLNQRAYGEEPVADLHIRYSQLKGIDIPASMVPLAIDEFPAIFIAAACAQGKTTLHGAKELRLKESDRIGAMVDGLNQLGVHAEGFDDGILIEGGSIHGGEVNSRGDHRIAMSFAIAGAVADAPVTIKNCANVATSFPSFVTTANMLRFQIEEYS from the coding sequence ATGTTGAATTTTATAAGTAAACCAGTTGACTACCTTAAGGGTGAAATCACAGTACCTGGAGATAAATCCATTTCTCATCGTTCTATTATTTTTGGTGCGATTGCCATTGGAACTTCAGTAATTGATGGCTTTTTGGATGGTGAAGATTGCATAGCTACCCTTAAAGCATTTCAAGCGATGGGAGTTAAGATAGAGGGACCTGAGAAGCAACGTGTCATCATTCATGGGGTTGGAAAATATGGTTTAAAACAACCAAAAAATATTATTGACTGTGGCAACTCAGGCACCAGTATGCGCTTGTTGGCTGGATTGCTTGCAGCACAACAATTTGATAGCCAGTTAACGGGAGACGAAAGTTTGCTGAAGCGCCCCATGCTAAGAATCAGCAGGCCTTTAAGTCAAATGGGGGCAGATGTTACTACTCAGGATGGGAAGCCACCTATTGTAATCAAAGGTGGAAAAAAATTAAATGGAATACATTATGTTATGCCAGAAGCCAGTGCTCAGGTGAAGTCGTGCTTGTTATTAGCGGGTATGTACGCTGAAGGACAAACAAAAATAACTGAAAATGCAGTCAGTCGGGATCATACCGAAAGAATGTTAAAAACATTTTCTTATCCAGTTCAGATACAAGATGGTTCTATCGTTATTGATAGTTACGGTGAGTGTCATGGAACTCGTCTGAATATCCCAGGAGACATTTCGTCTGCTGCATTTTTTATTGTTGCGGCTTCTATTACTCCTGGCTCTGATGTTTTAATTCGCAATGTAGGTATTAACCCTACAAGGACTGGCATTATTCATATTTTAACTGAAATGGGAGCTGATATTACCGTTTTGAATCAACGTGCCTATGGAGAGGAGCCAGTTGCTGATTTACATATTAGATATTCCCAATTAAAAGGAATCGATATTCCTGCTTCTATGGTGCCTTTGGCGATTGATGAATTTCCGGCTATTTTTATTGCAGCCGCTTGTGCGCAAGGGAAAACAACTCTTCATGGTGCTAAAGAGCTGCGTTTGAAGGAAAGTGATCGTATTGGTGCTATGGTGGATGGCTTAAATCAATTGGGAGTTCATGCTGAGGGTTTTGATGATGGAATATTGATAGAGGGTGGAAGTATACACGGTGGTGAGGTGAATAGTCGAGGAGATCACCGAATTGCCATGTCATTTGCCATTGCTGGTGCCGTAGCTGATGCTCCTGTAACGATTAAAAACTGTGCCAATGTTGCAACTTCATTTCCATCTTTTGTTACTACCGCTAACATGCTTCGTTTTCAGATAGAGGAATATAGCTGA
- a CDS encoding LapA family protein, translated as MRILMLVTYLLLIIIGVSFAALNASSVQVNFYFKTVSMPISVLMTIMLGVGVFIGFILFITRYWRLKIECRKMKNQLKLTEKEIKNLRSIPLQDQH; from the coding sequence ATGCGCATATTAATGCTGGTAACTTATCTGCTGCTTATTATTATTGGTGTTAGTTTTGCGGCTCTAAATGCCTCGTCGGTTCAAGTTAATTTTTATTTTAAAACAGTGTCTATGCCTATCTCTGTTCTTATGACTATCATGCTCGGAGTAGGCGTTTTTATAGGTTTTATTCTCTTTATTACACGATATTGGCGTTTAAAAATTGAATGTCGTAAAATGAAAAACCAATTAAAACTAACTGAAAAGGAAATAAAGAATTTGCGTTCAATACCCCTACAAGATCAGCATTAA
- a CDS encoding nucleoside phosphorylase, with translation MITPAELPINHRGAVYHLDLRTEEIADLIITVGDPGRVSQVSQHFDKIEVQRSHREFVTHTGYLGSNRITVLSTGIGMPNIDIVMNELDALANIDLSTRTVNTNKKSLTIIRLGTTGGVIANCLPGDIVISRYAIGFDSLIDYYQYKPKGVLERIKEELSQYLKGDSGPFYISESCPQLAEHFSSLGHTGITATCGGFYGPQGRQLRLPLHYPNLISQLGKFCTQSYSVINLEMETAAIYALGSMLGHKCLSLSVVINNRIHGSFVADVKSCLDSLIAKSLANIKNIPGLSEA, from the coding sequence ATGATAACTCCAGCCGAATTACCTATTAATCATCGTGGTGCGGTATATCATCTTGATTTAAGAACCGAAGAAATAGCTGATCTCATTATTACAGTCGGAGACCCTGGGCGAGTGAGCCAGGTCAGTCAGCATTTTGATAAAATTGAAGTACAACGGTCCCATCGAGAGTTTGTTACCCATACTGGTTATCTTGGAAGCAATAGAATTACTGTTCTCTCCACTGGTATTGGTATGCCAAATATAGATATCGTGATGAATGAACTGGATGCTTTGGCAAACATCGATTTATCTACACGAACTGTGAATACTAACAAAAAGAGTTTAACAATAATTCGATTAGGCACAACAGGGGGAGTGATTGCGAATTGTTTACCTGGCGATATAGTGATTAGTCGATATGCAATTGGTTTTGATAGTTTGATTGATTATTATCAGTATAAGCCGAAGGGAGTTCTTGAAAGAATTAAGGAAGAGTTATCTCAGTATCTAAAGGGAGATAGTGGTCCATTTTATATTTCTGAATCTTGTCCTCAATTAGCCGAACATTTCAGTTCTTTAGGACATACAGGAATTACCGCTACTTGTGGTGGTTTTTATGGGCCGCAAGGCCGCCAGTTAAGGTTACCTCTTCATTACCCCAATCTTATTAGTCAGTTAGGAAAATTTTGTACTCAGAGTTATTCAGTAATTAATCTTGAGATGGAAACCGCTGCTATCTATGCTCTTGGCAGTATGCTTGGGCATAAATGCTTATCCTTAAGTGTGGTGATTAATAACAGGATACATGGAAGTTTTGTAGCTGATGTCAAATCTTGTCTGGATTCCCTAATTGCAAAATCACTTGCAAATATTAAAAATATCCCTGGGCTATCTGAAGCTTAA
- the serC gene encoding 3-phosphoserine/phosphohydroxythreonine transaminase: MNDRVFNFGAGPAMLPEEILKEIQEEFLNWRNTGMSILEIGHRTPEIINLLSTAEQSLRELLNIPKNYHVLFLGGAARTQFAMIPMNLLRPGDDAAYFITGIWSKMAYHEANLLKKAYYLSNEEKEGFVSIPDYQKWELKSNTAYVYYTPNETINGVRFPYVPKTGGVPLVADMTSCLLSEPINIRQYGLIFAGAQKNIANAGLTVVIIHEELLQNQPELVIPSMLNYKNHADHRSLYATPPVFNCYLASKMFEWIKNQGGIEGLFQRNCLKAAKLYQYLDSTDFYLTPVSKDARSIMNVCFSLYYPDLEQKFLDMANERGLKALKGHRITGGLRASLYNAMPMAGVDALIEFMSEFEKENG; this comes from the coding sequence ATGAATGACAGGGTTTTCAATTTTGGAGCTGGCCCTGCCATGTTGCCTGAGGAGATATTAAAAGAGATTCAAGAGGAATTTCTTAATTGGCGTAATACCGGGATGTCCATACTTGAAATAGGCCATAGAACACCGGAGATCATTAATCTTTTAAGTACCGCAGAGCAATCGTTAAGAGAGCTGTTAAATATCCCAAAAAATTATCATGTATTGTTTTTGGGAGGAGCAGCTCGGACACAATTTGCCATGATTCCTATGAATTTATTACGGCCAGGAGATGATGCGGCTTATTTTATTACGGGAATCTGGTCTAAGATGGCTTATCATGAAGCGAATCTTCTAAAAAAAGCATATTACCTTAGCAATGAAGAGAAAGAAGGATTTGTATCAATTCCTGACTATCAAAAGTGGGAGCTAAAAAGTAATACAGCTTATGTCTATTATACCCCAAATGAAACAATTAATGGAGTCAGATTTCCTTATGTTCCTAAAACAGGAGGGGTTCCTCTAGTTGCGGATATGACTTCTTGCTTGCTGAGCGAGCCGATAAATATTAGGCAATATGGTTTGATTTTTGCTGGTGCGCAGAAGAACATTGCCAATGCAGGTTTAACTGTAGTTATCATTCATGAGGAATTACTACAAAATCAACCTGAGCTAGTGATTCCTAGCATGTTGAATTATAAAAATCATGCTGATCATCGCTCCTTATATGCTACACCACCAGTATTTAATTGTTATTTGGCAAGTAAAATGTTTGAATGGATAAAAAACCAAGGGGGTATAGAAGGATTATTTCAGAGGAATTGTTTGAAAGCTGCGAAGCTGTATCAATATCTCGATTCAACTGATTTTTATTTAACTCCAGTATCTAAAGACGCCCGCTCTATAATGAATGTTTGCTTTTCCCTGTACTATCCGGATTTGGAACAAAAATTTCTTGATATGGCTAATGAGCGTGGGTTAAAGGCCTTAAAAGGTCATCGTATCACTGGAGGATTGCGTGCCAGTTTATATAATGCCATGCCTATGGCTGGAGTCGATGCGCTCATTGAATTTATGTCTGAATTTGAAAAAGAAAATGGTTAA
- the rpsA gene encoding 30S ribosomal protein S1, translated as MSESFKELFEQSIAGAQFYPGAIITAKVIDIDDDFVTLNAGLKSEGIVAVEEFYDKNGELEVKVGDTVEVALDSVEDGHGETLLSREKAKRQEAWRKLSKCHENNETVTGLISGKVKGGFTVEIGSIRAFLPGSLVDVRPVRDPSYLEGKELEFKVIKMDLKRNNIVVSRRAVVEEESSADRQALLESLHDGQELHGIVKNLTDYGAFIDLGGIDGLLHITDISWKRVKHPSEVLSVGQDVKVKVLSFDSERNRVSLGMKQLGNDPWVDLVERYPIGKRLQGKVTNITDYGCFVEIEEGVEGLVHMSEMDWTNKNVHPSKVVSLGDVVDVMVLEIDEERRRISLGMKQCVGNPWQQFASTHNKGEKVKGKIRSITDFGIFIGLDGDIDGLVHLSDISWTVPGEEAVKQFKKGQELEAVILAIDPERERISLGLKQLEGDSFASFAETYTKGSIVKGTVTAVEPKTVTVALAEDVSGTIRVSELSDERVDDATTIVKVGDEVEAKITNIDRKNRTISLSVKAKDAQDEADAIKKYSRTEAASTTLGDLLKEKMASKEGE; from the coding sequence ATGTCTGAAAGTTTCAAAGAATTATTTGAGCAAAGTATTGCCGGAGCTCAATTTTATCCTGGTGCCATTATTACTGCTAAAGTCATTGATATTGATGATGATTTTGTTACCTTAAATGCGGGACTAAAGTCAGAAGGTATTGTTGCTGTAGAAGAATTCTACGATAAAAATGGCGAACTGGAAGTTAAAGTAGGCGATACTGTCGAAGTGGCCCTGGATTCAGTAGAAGATGGTCACGGCGAAACGCTCCTTTCAAGAGAAAAAGCAAAACGCCAGGAAGCATGGCGCAAGTTATCGAAATGTCACGAAAATAATGAAACAGTCACTGGTTTGATTTCTGGAAAAGTCAAAGGCGGTTTTACTGTGGAAATTGGCTCAATCAGAGCATTTTTACCTGGCTCTCTTGTTGATGTGAGACCGGTAAGAGATCCATCTTACCTCGAAGGCAAAGAACTTGAATTTAAAGTCATCAAGATGGATTTGAAACGCAACAATATTGTTGTTTCTCGCCGAGCTGTAGTTGAAGAAGAAAGCAGTGCCGACAGGCAAGCACTATTGGAATCTTTACATGATGGCCAAGAGCTTCATGGTATCGTTAAAAACCTTACCGACTATGGTGCTTTCATTGATCTTGGCGGCATAGATGGTTTGTTACATATTACTGACATTTCCTGGAAGCGAGTCAAGCATCCAAGCGAAGTGTTATCAGTAGGGCAGGATGTTAAAGTTAAAGTACTTAGCTTCGACAGTGAAAGAAACCGAGTTTCCTTGGGTATGAAGCAGTTAGGAAATGATCCTTGGGTTGATTTGGTTGAGCGTTACCCAATAGGCAAGAGATTACAAGGTAAAGTAACCAACATCACTGATTATGGTTGCTTTGTTGAAATTGAAGAGGGTGTAGAAGGCTTGGTTCACATGTCAGAAATGGATTGGACTAATAAAAATGTTCACCCAAGCAAAGTAGTGTCTTTAGGAGATGTAGTCGACGTTATGGTTCTTGAAATTGATGAAGAACGACGACGTATTTCTTTAGGTATGAAACAGTGTGTGGGTAATCCATGGCAGCAATTCGCATCTACTCATAATAAAGGTGAAAAAGTAAAAGGCAAGATTCGCTCTATTACTGACTTTGGAATCTTTATAGGTCTTGATGGTGATATTGATGGACTGGTTCATTTATCTGATATTTCCTGGACTGTTCCTGGCGAAGAAGCAGTAAAACAATTTAAAAAAGGCCAAGAGTTAGAAGCTGTTATTTTAGCAATCGATCCCGAGAGAGAGCGTATTTCTTTAGGATTGAAACAATTGGAAGGTGACAGTTTTGCCAGCTTTGCTGAAACTTACACAAAAGGCTCTATTGTTAAAGGTACAGTTACAGCGGTAGAACCTAAAACTGTAACCGTTGCATTAGCAGAAGATGTTTCTGGTACAATTCGTGTCAGTGAATTATCCGATGAACGTGTTGATGATGCTACCACTATTGTAAAAGTTGGTGATGAAGTTGAAGCAAAAATCACTAATATTGATAGAAAAAATCGCACCATTTCACTTTCTGTCAAGGCAAAAGATGCCCAGGATGAAGCAGATGCAATTAAGAAATACTCCAGAACAGAAGCAGCATCAACTACTCTGGGTGATTTATTGAAAGAAAAAATGGCTAGCAAAGAAGGTGAATAA
- the gltA gene encoding citrate synthase — MTQKTAKLSIDGQETIDLPIYTPTLGNDVIDITQLGSHGVFTFDQGFLSTASCESKITYIDGDKGILLYRGYPIEQLAEKKDFLDVSYLLLNGELPNKEEKKAFVSLINNHTMVHQQMYQFLNGFRRDAHPMAIMVGIVGALSAFYHESMDLNNAQDRFISAIRLVAKMPTLAAMSYKYSIGMPYMYPKNKMSYAENFLHMMFGVPSEDTTPDPVLVRAMDTIFILHADHEQNASTSTVRLAGSTGANPFACISAGIGALWGPAHGGANEACLNMLKEIGDVSRIEHYIKRAKDKNDPFRLMGFGHRVYKSYDPRAKVMRKTCYDVLEAVGAKDAPLFKLAMELERIALEDEYFIEKKLYPNVDFYSGLTLSAIGIPTNMFTVIFALARTVGWMSHWMEMVATKSRIGRPRQLYTGEKIRDVK; from the coding sequence ATGACTCAAAAGACAGCGAAACTCAGCATCGATGGGCAAGAGACGATTGATTTACCAATCTATACTCCCACCCTAGGTAATGATGTGATTGATATTACCCAGCTTGGTTCACATGGCGTCTTTACCTTTGATCAAGGTTTTTTATCAACTGCCTCCTGTGAATCAAAAATTACCTATATTGATGGGGATAAAGGCATTTTGTTGTATAGGGGTTATCCTATAGAACAATTGGCAGAAAAAAAGGACTTCCTTGATGTAAGTTACTTATTACTCAATGGGGAACTACCTAACAAAGAAGAAAAGAAAGCTTTTGTCAGTCTCATCAACAATCATACTATGGTTCATCAGCAAATGTACCAGTTTTTGAATGGATTCAGACGTGACGCTCACCCAATGGCTATTATGGTTGGAATTGTGGGTGCCTTGTCTGCTTTCTATCATGAATCTATGGATTTGAATAACGCACAAGACCGCTTTATTTCCGCAATCAGGCTGGTTGCTAAAATGCCTACTCTAGCCGCAATGAGCTATAAATACTCGATTGGCATGCCTTATATGTATCCTAAAAACAAAATGTCTTATGCAGAAAACTTTCTTCATATGATGTTTGGTGTTCCATCTGAAGATACGACGCCAGATCCTGTATTGGTAAGGGCTATGGATACTATTTTTATTCTCCATGCTGACCATGAACAGAATGCCTCTACATCGACAGTACGTCTGGCAGGCTCTACTGGAGCTAACCCATTTGCGTGTATTTCAGCCGGTATAGGTGCTTTATGGGGTCCTGCTCATGGTGGAGCGAATGAAGCCTGCCTAAATATGTTAAAAGAAATAGGCGATGTGAGTCGTATCGAACATTACATTAAACGAGCTAAAGATAAAAATGATCCATTCCGTTTGATGGGGTTTGGGCACAGGGTCTATAAAAGCTATGATCCAAGAGCAAAAGTAATGCGTAAGACCTGTTATGATGTGTTAGAAGCTGTGGGAGCAAAAGACGCGCCTTTATTCAAATTAGCGATGGAACTTGAACGCATTGCTCTTGAAGATGAATATTTCATTGAGAAAAAACTCTACCCAAATGTAGACTTTTACTCGGGACTGACTTTAAGCGCTATTGGGATACCAACCAATATGTTCACAGTGATATTTGCTCTGGCTCGCACTGTTGGATGGATGAGTCACTGGATGGAAATGGTAGCTACCAAATCACGTATTGGCAGACCTCGCCAATTATATACCGGTGAAAAAATCCGTGACGTAAAATAA
- the gyrA gene encoding DNA gyrase subunit A, whose protein sequence is MVYLAKEVLPVNIEDELKQSYLDYAMSVIVGRALPDVRDGLKPVHRRVLFAMSELGNDWNKPYKKSARVVGDVIGKYHPHGDTAVYDTIVRMAQPFSMRYLLIDGQGNFGSVDGDAPAAMRYTEVRMSKVAHALLADLDKETVDFSPNYDETEFAPVVLPSRIPNLLVNGSSGIAVGMATNIPPHNLTEVINACIALVDEPDTSLEDLMEIIPGPDFPTAAIINGRAGIIEGYRTGKGRVVIRARTEIETDESSGRQSIIIQELPYQVNKARLIERIAELVRDKKIEGISGLRDESDKQGMRVVIELKRNEVADVVLNNLFAHTQMQNVFGINMVALVDGQPRTLNLKQILEYFIKHRREVVTRRTIFELKKARSRAHLLEGLGIALANIDEMIALIKQSPTPQDAKNALLGKIWQPGLVKAMLEKAGSNASRPDDLTEEYGLHEHGYKLSEAQAQAILELRLHRLTALEQDKIINEFEELLNLIKELLDILASPERLMQVIRDELIEIKSQFGDERRTEITASQEDLTIEDLITEEDVVVTLSHQGYVKYQPITAYQAQRRGGKGKSATHVKDEDFVERLVIASTHDTLLCFSNHGKLYWLKAYQLPQASRTSRGRPIINILPLAEGEEINAMLPVREYKDGSYVFMATKKGTVKKVPLNAFSRPRSNGIIAVDLEEDDSLVGVDITDGTRDIMLFTDAGKVIRFDENKVRPMGRTARGVRGIRVEKDQAVKSLVVVDPNGGTILTATENGYGKRTHIDEYRVSGRGGQGVISIQVTERNGKVVRSLQVTDNDEAMLITDKGTLVRFKVNELSVIGRNTQGVRLINVSSGETVVGMQKIVDLGEELEEAEDSSLNAEDSSDE, encoded by the coding sequence ATGGTATACCTAGCCAAAGAAGTCTTACCAGTCAACATAGAAGACGAATTGAAGCAATCCTATTTGGATTATGCGATGAGTGTTATTGTAGGTCGAGCATTGCCTGATGTACGTGATGGTTTAAAGCCAGTGCATAGGCGAGTTCTTTTTGCGATGAGCGAGTTAGGTAATGATTGGAATAAACCGTATAAAAAATCTGCTCGTGTAGTAGGGGATGTCATCGGTAAATACCATCCTCATGGGGATACAGCTGTTTATGACACAATCGTTCGTATGGCTCAACCCTTTTCCATGCGTTATCTGTTAATCGATGGGCAGGGTAATTTCGGTTCTGTAGATGGAGATGCCCCAGCTGCCATGCGTTATACCGAAGTAAGAATGTCCAAAGTGGCACATGCTTTGCTTGCTGATTTGGATAAGGAAACAGTTGATTTTAGTCCTAACTATGATGAAACAGAATTTGCTCCAGTAGTATTGCCATCACGAATTCCCAACTTATTAGTTAATGGTTCTTCCGGTATCGCAGTAGGAATGGCTACTAATATACCACCACATAATCTTACCGAAGTGATCAATGCTTGCATTGCTTTGGTGGATGAGCCTGACACGAGTCTTGAAGATTTAATGGAAATTATTCCTGGACCTGATTTTCCCACAGCAGCAATTATTAATGGCCGTGCTGGAATTATTGAAGGTTATCGTACTGGGAAAGGGCGGGTTGTTATCAGGGCGCGCACAGAAATTGAAACGGATGAAAGTTCAGGACGTCAATCAATTATTATTCAGGAATTACCTTATCAGGTGAATAAAGCGCGTTTGATTGAACGTATTGCTGAATTGGTAAGGGATAAAAAAATCGAGGGAATTTCTGGTCTGAGGGATGAGTCAGACAAACAGGGAATGAGAGTGGTCATTGAATTAAAACGCAATGAAGTAGCAGATGTAGTATTGAATAACCTGTTCGCTCATACTCAAATGCAAAATGTATTCGGGATTAATATGGTTGCCCTGGTAGATGGCCAGCCACGTACTTTGAATTTGAAGCAAATACTGGAATATTTTATAAAACATCGAAGAGAAGTTGTAACCAGACGAACAATATTTGAATTGAAAAAAGCCAGAAGTCGAGCCCATTTATTGGAAGGCTTGGGAATCGCCTTGGCTAATATTGATGAAATGATTGCGTTAATTAAGCAATCGCCTACTCCTCAAGATGCAAAAAATGCTTTATTAGGAAAAATATGGCAACCAGGTTTGGTAAAGGCTATGTTGGAAAAAGCTGGTTCAAATGCGTCAAGGCCGGATGATTTAACCGAAGAATATGGTTTACATGAGCATGGATATAAATTATCCGAAGCTCAGGCACAGGCTATACTTGAATTAAGATTACATAGGCTAACTGCTCTTGAACAAGATAAAATAATTAATGAATTTGAAGAGCTGCTGAATTTAATTAAGGAATTACTTGATATATTGGCTTCTCCTGAAAGGCTTATGCAAGTGATTCGTGATGAATTGATAGAGATTAAATCCCAATTTGGTGATGAGAGGCGAACGGAAATAACAGCCTCACAAGAAGATTTGACTATTGAAGATTTAATTACCGAAGAAGACGTTGTGGTCACTTTATCTCATCAAGGTTATGTAAAATATCAGCCCATTACAGCCTATCAGGCTCAGCGTCGAGGTGGCAAAGGCAAATCGGCAACTCATGTCAAAGATGAGGATTTCGTTGAGCGTTTGGTGATTGCGAGTACTCATGACACCTTATTATGTTTCTCCAATCATGGCAAATTATATTGGTTAAAAGCATATCAATTGCCTCAAGCAAGCCGCACTTCCAGAGGAAGGCCGATAATTAATATTCTTCCTTTGGCAGAAGGTGAAGAGATTAATGCGATGCTCCCTGTTCGTGAGTATAAAGATGGTAGTTATGTGTTTATGGCTACGAAGAAGGGAACAGTTAAAAAAGTACCTTTAAATGCGTTTAGCAGGCCACGATCCAATGGGATTATTGCTGTGGATCTGGAAGAGGATGACAGTCTCGTAGGGGTTGATATTACTGATGGTACTCGCGATATTATGTTATTTACTGATGCAGGCAAAGTAATCCGTTTTGATGAAAATAAAGTGCGACCTATGGGGCGCACGGCTCGAGGAGTTCGTGGAATTCGAGTAGAAAAAGATCAAGCGGTTAAATCTCTTGTGGTAGTCGACCCGAATGGAGGTACTATTTTGACGGCAACTGAAAACGGCTATGGCAAGAGAACCCATATCGATGAGTATCGAGTTTCAGGAAGAGGCGGACAAGGTGTTATTTCTATTCAGGTTACTGAACGAAATGGTAAAGTTGTCCGCTCCTTGCAGGTTACCGATAATGACGAAGCCATGTTAATTACGGATAAAGGAACTTTGGTTCGCTTTAAAGTCAATGAATTATCTGTGATAGGCCGAAATACACAAGGAGTTCGTCTGATTAATGTCAGTTCTGGTGAGACAGTTGTTGGAATGCAAAAAATTGTAGATTTAGGAGAAGAATTAGAAGAGGCAGAAGATTCATCTCTTAATGCTGAAGACAGTAGTGATGAATGA